From one Cardiocondyla obscurior isolate alpha-2009 linkage group LG06, Cobs3.1, whole genome shotgun sequence genomic stretch:
- the Fibp gene encoding acidic fibroblast growth factor intracellular-binding protein, with product MLSEVDVFISNYTLVDPDIYQLWIDGHTSSEAVSILHQRGICQQTNAPIELVASDILDHYRTYALLEKLLHTPTKLASEQLAFQIEPQTSQMLIEMYYEFDDVVIRELLGKKITSKSRKDMDEVAEKTGITLKSCRRQYDNVKRVFKTVEDLPGSLTTNIKQHFLLSDDLAKRYAAVVFIACLRFEMNKRKLQFLTFPDLYHCANSMMMSWTYRCVGSEYFDTDLDREFLQELSECRILLENDKHHKHLVCLKLKPMLLDRSYQELDLNFRSYSRAILGIGCNLHRSRELRFFFLELVERCIEPWRQVNWTHSDLRNFLSVYTQCALDMDVLREGELRDAFERYMTVVTCCLLRMYHT from the exons ATGCTGTCCGAGGTCGACGTGTTTATTAGCAATTATACACTGGTCGATCCTGATATTTATCAGCTTTGGATCGACGGGCACACTT CCAGCGAGGCCGTCAGCATTCTGCATCAACGAGGAATCTGTCAACAAACTAACGCGCCAATCGAGCTGGTCGCGTCGGATATTCTTGATCATTATCGTACTTATGCCTTACTCGAAAAACTACTCCATACTCCTACAAAACTTGCTAGCGAGCAACTGGCCTTTCAGATAGAACCACAGACCAGTCAAATGCTTATAGAAAT GTATTACGAATTTGATGATGTTGTCATACGAGAGTTATtaggaaagaaaattacatcTAAAAGTAGAAAGGATATGGATGAAGTGGCAGAAAAGACGGGAATCACATTGAAAAGCTGTAGAAGGCAGTATGACAATGTAAAACGAGTATTCAAAACTGTGGAAGATTTGCCAGGTTCCCTCACAACCAATATCAAACAACACTTTTTACTTTCCGACGATCTTGCGaa GCGATATGCAGCAGTTGTGTTTATAGCATGCTTACGATTTGAAATGAATAAGAGAAAATTACAATTCTTAACATTTCCCGATCTATATCACTGTGCTAACAGTATGATGATGTCATGGACATATCGTTGCGTCGGATCCGAATATTTTGATACTGATTTGGATAGGGAGTTTTTACAAGAATTATCGGAATGCAGAATTCTTTTAGAAAATGATAAACATCACAAGCA TTTAGTATGTCTCAAGCTCAAACCAATGCTTCTTGATCGATCTTATCAAGAACTGGATTTAAACTTTCGTTCATATTCAAGAGCGATACTCGGAATTGGATGCAACTTGCATAGATCGCGGGaactaagatttttttttttggaactAGTAGAAAGATGTATTGAACCCTGGCGACAAGTCAATTGGACGCACTCTgatttacgaaattttttatctgtcTATACACAATGTGCTCTTGATATGGATGTACTTAG agAAGGAGAATTGCGAGATGCGTTTGAACGTTATATGACAGTAGTTACATGCTGCTTGTTACGTATGTATCATACATGa
- the Pdhb gene encoding pyruvate dehydrogenase E1 component subunit beta, mitochondrial codes for MLTTAVRTVARRSFSTSKWAAAQQMTVRDALNSALDEEMERDEKVFLLGEEVALYDGAYKVSRGLWKKYGDKRVIDTPITEAGFTGIAVGAAMAGLRPVCEFMTYNFSMQAIDQIINSAAKTFYMSAGRVNVPIVFRGPNGAAAGVGAQHSQCFGAWYSHCPGLKVVSPYNSEDAKGLLKAAIRDPDPVVVLENEILYGVQYPMSDEALSKDFVLPIGKAKVERAGNHVTLVAHSKAVEESLEAANELAGKGIEVEVINLRSLRPLDIDTIIQSVVKTKHLLTVEQGWPQCGIGAEVSARIAESEAFYHLDAPVIRITGVDTPMPYAKTLETAALPQIKDIVNAVNKVLGVTQ; via the exons ACCGCTGTAAGGACCGTCGCTCGTCGCTCGTTCTCCACGTCGAAATGGGCAGCTGCACAGCAG ATGACTGTGCGAGACGCTTTAAACTCTGCCTTGGACGAAGAGATGGAAAGGGACGAAAAGGTGTTTCTTCTCGGCGAGGAAGTTGCCCTTTATGATGGGGCTTATAAGGTATCACGAGGTCTCTGGAAAAAATATGGAGACAAAAGAGTCATTGACACACCAATTACAGAGGCTGGCTTCACTGGCATTGCAGTTGGAGCAGCTATG gcTGGCCTACGACCAGTCTGTGAATTCATGACATACAATTTCTCAATGCAAGCAATTGATCAAATTATTAACTCTGCTGCCAAGACATTTTACATGTCTGCAGGTAGAGTTAATGTGCCAATTGTATTTCGTGGTCCTAATGGTGCTGCTGCAGGTGTAGGGGCACAACACTCCCAGTGTTTTGGTGCTTGGTATAGTCATTGTCCTGGTTTAAAAGTAGTATCACCCTATAATAGCGAAGATGCTAAAGGCTTGCTCAAAGCGGCTATTCGCGATCCTGACCCGGTAGTAGTActtgaaaatgaaatattgtaTGGTGTACAATATCCTATGTCTGACGAGGCTTTGTCAAAGGACTTTGTTTTACCTATTGGCAAAGCAAAAGTGGAAAGGGCAGGGAATCATGTAACGTTGGTAGCACATTCCAAAGCTGTTGAAGAGTCTCTTGAAGCAGCCAACGAACTTGCCGGGAAAGGGATTGAAGTCGAAGTGATTAATTTACGTTCTCTCAGGCCATTGGATATAGACACAATCATACAGTCTGTGGTTAAGACAAAACACTTATTGACAGTCGAGCAAGGCTGGCCGCAGTGCGGTATTGGTGCAGAGGTCAGCGCAAGAATTGCTGAGA gtgaaGCTTTTTATCATCTTGACGCACCTGTGATTCGTATCACGGGGGTCGACACACCTATGCCATATGCGAAAACGTTGGAAACTGCGGCTTTACCACAGATTAAAGACATAGTAAATGCTGTTAACAAAGTGTTGGGAGTCACACAGTAG
- the Ctsl4 gene encoding cathepsin 8, which produces MQYRKVAMCLRLCATLLSILILPGTRAIQLFNEDTLPPKVSEKLNDYWQTYKTQFNKTYSKTLENARRAAWEQNLVEIYKHNLMAAAGHFNYTLRDNHIADLSTRQYMREMVKLKPSRRRRLPTEPIVSAALKNPRKVPARLDWREYGFVTPPVNQRSCGSCYAYSIVESIEGQIFKQTNMLQPLSAQQLVDCSTATGNLGCTGGSLRNTLKYLEKSKGLMSRSAYPYNAQEGECKFSRDLSVVNITSWAILPARNEKALEIAVATIGPIAASINASPKTFQLYHEGVYDDHQCSSDMVNHAMLVVGYTPTEWILKNWWGDNWGENGYMRLARNKNRCGVANYAAYVRV; this is translated from the exons ATGCAGTATCGTAAG GTTGCCATGTGCTTGCGATTGTGCGCGACGCTACTCTCGATATTAATCTTGCCTGGAACACGCGCGATTCAACTGTTCAATGAGGACACTTTACCGCCAAAAGTTTCGGAAAAGCTCAACGACTATTGGCAGACTTATAAG ACGCAGTTTAATAAGACGTACTCGAAAACTTTGGAAAATGCGAGAAGAGCAGCTTGGGAGCAAAACCTCGTGGAAATTTACAAGCATAATCTAATGGCTGCCGCGggacattttaattacacattgCGAGATAATCATATTGCCGATCTCAGTACGCGACAATATATGCGAGAAATG GTGAAACTAAAGCCGAGCCGAAGACGCCGATTACCAACCGAACCGATAGTTTCGGCGGCTCTGAAAAATCCTCGCAAAGTACCAGCACGTTTAGATTGGCGCGAGTATGGTTTCGTCACCCCGCCCGTGAATCAACGGAGCTGCGGAAGTTGTTACGCTTACTCGATCGTGGAAAGTATAGAGGGTCAGATTTTCAAGCAAACCAACATGCTGCAACCCCTGAGCGCACAACAGTTGGTAGATTGCAGCACGGCAACTGGGAATCTTGGCTGTACCGGCGGTTCCCTTAGGAACACTTTGAAATATTTGGAAAAGTCGAAGGGTCTCATGTCTAGATCCGCGTATCCCTACAACGCTCAG GAAGGGGAATGCAAATTTAGCAGAGACTTAAGTGTCGTCAATATAACTTCATGGGCAATTCTACCGGCGCGGAATGAGAAGGCTTTAGAAATAGCAGTAGCAACAATCGGTCCTATAGCCGCCTCTATAAATGCCAGCCCAAAGACATTCCAGCTTTATCA CGAAGGCGTTTACGACGATCATCAATGCAGTTCGGACATGGTGAACCACGCGATGCTTGTCGTCGGATACACGCCAACCGAATGGATTCTAAAGAATTGGTGGGGTGATAATTGGGGTGAAAACGGCTATATGCGACTGGCAAGAAACAAGAATCGTTGCGGCGTAGCGAATTATGCAGCTTACGTGAgagtttga
- the Daw gene encoding growth/differentiation factor 8, giving the protein MPFLKTVLLIFLVRGIAADWPINPLMKVWYSFLPHSSNLLTDKENDCAGCAQNKVSVIDPDPLLTELRVEYVKQQILKKLRLSKPPEVSMPLSTLPKPLINGNVLRPDLERPAENFYGKTNQVVVFPSEAMTESPKYRQNPNHIKGFNPTACFTFYLPNEMLYVDVTSAELWFYKEQVENDDELKQTFVLSELDHWDQGGRFEKNTVMAISETDIREGWVKTDIKFMVKKWIGRHRLNHAIQIACTTCSTDSDRAPVSVEQTLKPFLVIHTEPLPQRNRPKRHSNCQPEMKECCRDELYINFRDIGWSDWILHPSGYHAYFCRGSCSSATALTISGSQYNNVIMKLLSKDLGQQKNKIVPCCSPTQLAPLQLLYIDTNNTITQKTLPNMVVEACGCM; this is encoded by the exons ATGCCTTTCCTCAAGACAgttcttctaatttttcttgtaaGAGGTATCGCAGCCGATTGGCCGATCAATCCTTTAATGAAAGTATGGTACTCATTCCTCCCCCATTCGTCTAACTTATTAACTGACAAAGAGAACGACTGCGCTGGTTGCGCGCAGAATAAAGTCAGCGTAATCGATCCTGACCCGTTGTTAACCGAACTAAGAGTGGAATATGTGAAGCAACAGATTCTGAAGAAATTGCGATTATCAAAGCCGCCGGAAGTCTCGATGCCGTTGTCGACCTTGCCTAAACCTTTGATCAACGGCAATGTGCTTCGACCCGATTTAGAAAGACCAGCAGAAAACTTCTACGGAAAAACTAACCAGGTCGTCGTGTTTCCAAGTGAAG CTATGACCGAATCGCCGAAATACCGTCAGAACCCGAATCACATAAAAGGGTTCAATCCGACAGCCTGTTTCACATTTTACTTGCCAAACGAGATGCTATACGTCGACGTGACCTCGGCGGAACTTTGGTTCTACAAGGAGCAGGTCGAAAACGACGATGAGCTCAAACAGACATTCGTGCTGTCCGAGCTTGATCACTGGGACCAGGGTGGCAGATTTGAAAAGAACACCGTCATGGCAATCTCCGAGACCGACATCAGAG AGGGCTGGGTAAAGACGGACATAAAATTTATGGTGAAGAAATGGATAGGACGACACCGACTGAATCACGCTATCCAAATAGCTTGCACGACTTGCTCAACCGACAGCGACAGAGCACCGGTGTCCGTTGAACAAACCCTGAAGCCGTTTCTAGTGATTCACACGGAGCCTTTGCCGCAACGGAACAGGCCCAAAAGGCATTCGAATTGCCAACCCGAAATGAAGGAGTGTTGTCGGGACGAgctatatattaatttcagagaTATTGGCTGGAGTGACTGGATTTTACATCCCAGCGGATATCACGCGTATTTCTGTCGAGGATCTTGTTCTTCAGCGACTGCCTTAACCATTAGCGGCTCGCAATATAACAACGTAATCATG AAATTGTTGAGTAAGGACCTAGGACAACAAAAGAACAAGATAGTGCCGTGCTGTTCGCCAACGCAGCTCGCCCCGCTTCAACTACTCTACATCGACACGAACAACACGATCACGCAGAAAACATTACCGAACATGGTGGTAGAGGCTTGCGGTTGCATGTGA